The DNA region GCACGCCGGTGCCAGCTGCACCTCGACGACAATAAGGCCTTTCAAGCTGTTAGGGATGCCACTGTGCCAAGCAGCCCAGTCGTTATTACAGAATGGGGGTTTTCTGTGGTTCTCAGAGGATTAATCTATGGCTGCGCTCTGGCGCTCCATCGTGAAATCGCCATCCAACAGCACCCGCAGCAGCACGGATACGCCAGAATAAACACGTTTAAATTATGTGAACTGGTAGCAATTGGCTTGCACGTCTGGAAGATGTCAAGTAAATGATCCCCAGATTGCAGGAACCGTGCAAAACGACCAGCTGCGCCGCATCTACACCCGCCGTCGGGTTGTGCATTTAAAGGTACAAGCTGCAGTCAACAAACTGTGCATTTATCCGATCAATACGAGAGGTTGCACGCAAATATGCATTAAATGGCAAAATTAAACGCGAGAAAAGTGCAGCCGGTTCACATTGTAGCGTGATATCGCGTACCCGAGGACAAAACAAACGACTGTGAAATCTACAGAATTTGATAGAGTTACCTAGCAGGTTTGTCCATGTTATGGCTTGATCCTCTGGTTGTATTTCAGGTTGGATTCACCCCAGACGGAGGACCCAGACAGAccgactgcagctgcagcccccgTTCGGATAAAGCATCAGTGTGGGAGATGCAGTTAGTCCGTCTGCCAGCTGTCTGGGCAGACTGATGGGGCTGGCGTTCACCTCTTCCTTTAAACTCTTGAACAAAATAGTCACaccataaaaaataaagaaatagcgCGGTTGGAGCGAATTTCGAAAAGCGTTTGAAAATTACAGTGATTATGTTTCGAGCATACAAAATTTATTCGAAATTTGCTTTTACTCAGTTTCCGCCCGGAAGTATTTCGCTGGTGCACCTCCAACCTGGATCCGCCCACTTCATCCGGTCCGCAATTGACAACAAAAATATACAAAGTTTTAGAGGTTGACAGACTTTGTTAAAGTTGCCAAAACTGCCGTCTTCTCATCATGATTTTATTAACGATGATCGCTCGTGTGGCGGACGGTCTGCCGCTCGCTGCGTCCATACAGGAGGATGAGCAGGTATCAATGAAAGCTAGCTTTCATCAAAAGCTACGGTATAATTACTCGCATATGTTTTGTCTAACgaaagaaaacacaatgatTTGGGTTTTCTTCTATTTTAATGACGGTAGCTATTAGTTTTAAAAGAACAATTGAGTTGAACATTGAATGTAAATTTTGCATGCTTACCACCGTGTAAACTAGCTTATATATCATAAGTATATGTAAAAACTGTTAACTttatcagtaaaaaaaatacacgGCAGAATAATTGTTATAATAAATCCGAGGTTTTTTTAAACGTCCTAAAGCTTTTAGAACttaaatctttatttctctTGACGTCACGATGCTTGACCTAACGAAACCTTTTTATTATAATTGACCACTTGTCTTAATGGTTCTAAGTCGGGGAGAGATCTCCAGCAGTACCAAAGCCAAGCTAAGCAGCTCTTCCGGAAATTGAATGCTCAGAGTCCGGACCGCTGCACTCTGGAGGCCGGTGACGTCAACTTTCAGTAAGTCCATAAATTACTATTTACTGTGTCCCCCTAATGACAattctgtaatttttttttgcttttttaaaatactttagCTATATGATTGCACAAGGCGTTTGTTACCTGCTCCTCTCCGAGGCTTCATTTCCCAAAAAGATGGCTTTTGCATACCTGGAAGACCTCCACACAGAATTCTTTGACCAGTATGGGAGAAGGGTGCCAACAGTGACGAGGCCATATTCTTTCATTGAGTTTGGTAAGACTGATAGTGACATGCTTGTGTGTTCAGAAATGGTTCAACACTTCTCCGGATATAACCTCGCACTGTTTCAGACACATACATCCAGAAAAACAAGAAGGCGTACATCGACAGCAGAGCCAGACGGAACCTGGGCAGCATCAACACGGAGCTGCAGGATGTTCAGAGGATAATGGTGGCAAATATTGAGGAGGTTCTGCAAAGGGGAGAAGCCCTTTCTAGTGAGTTCAAGAGTAAATGTTGCCACATCGTTTTCTGTATCAAATCACGGTTTGCACCTTTTTGCCCTCAGCTCTCGACACAAAAGCCAGCAATCTCTCTACCCTGTCCAAGAAGTATCGCAGCGACGCCAAATACCTCAACACCCGCTCCACGTATGCGAAGGTGGCTGCTGtcgccgtggtcttcatcaccctcatcatctaTGTGCGTTTCTGGTGGCTCTGATGGGACCTTTCATAGTTGAGACGCCAGATTGCcttaaaaaggtcaaattccAGCTGATTGTTGAAACGTTTCATTTGTGCCGTCTACTGTATAAGCAGAGCCACACGGCTGTGGTGGGATGTGAGCTGGCAAATATCTCCTTAACTGCTAGAGTCGTAAGAGAATGGTGGTGGTGAACCGATCCTTACACACTGGTATTCATGCATGAATGTGAAGAAAATGCTACACATGTAAAGACTTTTTGTTGAAAATTTTGAGTCAAAATGTTTACTTCTGAAAGGTTACACTGTCTAAATATAATGCTGAAGCTACTAAATCTATTAATAAACTTCATTGCTCTATTTATGAGAAACACTGATCATCTTTGTTGTACATCCACGCTTATAtacatcacacaaacacaactatGGAACACCACAAGGAGAGCTGGTTAAAGTGACTTCAGAAGAACAGTTCTTAGCTCAGAGGAACCAGTCTCTCCTTCCCAAAGTAAAGCAGTGATGTTTTTCACCAGGGATTCAAGTCTCGGTCTCTTGTTGTTGAACAGTTCCATCTTTTTGTCCTCCAGGAGAATCAACCAATGCGATTGTTCTTATTCCACAAGGTCAAAGTCATCCCTCTAAATAGGGTGACGGGGAAGAAAATAACGTCTTTGTTAGCCCAACAACAAATGATGTGTAACGCAGATGAAAAATCAAACCCAGAACTCACCTCATCATTATAATTCAGGACATGCTGTCTAATCTTGGAAGAATCTACCCAGGTGACAAAATCCTCCATATTTCTAAAGAAACCacaggagagaaaacacaaataataaatTATCCTTTTGACAATTCTCATATTCTTGTCTTAAAACTGGTTAGAACGTACTAAAGAGGAGGCACTGACCTTGTGACTAAAAACGCTGGGTCTGTGACAATCTCTGGGCCGACACGCACATCTGAGTCCAAGTAAAGGACAGAACTATAATGTATGGATCTATATCTAGTTAACGTCTCTCCTGCAGTAAAAATGATCCACTTTTTTAACACTGTAGAACCAGTCAAATGAAATGTCAATTTTATGGATTGATGCAATGAAGGATACGGCCCTGCTCGATGAAGGTGATGGCTGCCTTCAGGTTTTGGGCCATACGAAGGCTGAGCATGATGCTGggcagcctcctcctgcaggaagcaTTAATGGGAAGCTCAGGACATTTACAGTAGACCTGAGACAAGGTCACAGCTATTAACCAAGGAAATGACAAATGACGTACCTGCAGAACGAAGACGCTGTGACTTTCTGTGTCAGGGACAGATTCTGTTTGGTGGGGATGAGTCCAGCACTGTAACTAAAGGCAAAAATGTCTTCCATGAATGTAACCACACCAAGTGTAAATGGTTAAACTAAACAACAGACACTGTCAATGCAGAATATTTCAGTTAGTTCTCATAAATCAACCAACAGCGTTTCACTGCTTTGGCACACAGTTACTTCTATCAATAAACGGCAGCATTCCATGTGATTAAAACTAAGAAAAATGAGAGAATCTCACAGTTTTTCCAGTAGTCGATGTGAGCTCTGAGCTCTGAATCCATCTTTCTCATCCAGGTCCCTGATTTT from Takifugu flavidus isolate HTHZ2018 chromosome 15, ASM371156v2, whole genome shotgun sequence includes:
- the sec22ba gene encoding vesicle-trafficking protein SEC22b-A, with amino-acid sequence MILLTMIARVADGLPLAASIQEDEQSGRDLQQYQSQAKQLFRKLNAQSPDRCTLEAGDVNFHYMIAQGVCYLLLSEASFPKKMAFAYLEDLHTEFFDQYGRRVPTVTRPYSFIEFDTYIQKNKKAYIDSRARRNLGSINTELQDVQRIMVANIEEVLQRGEALSTLDTKASNLSTLSKKYRSDAKYLNTRSTYAKVAAVAVVFITLIIYVRFWWL
- the imp3 gene encoding U3 small nucleolar ribonucleoprotein protein IMP3; translated protein: MVRKLKYHEQKLLKKVDFINWEVDNNLHEVKVLRRFHIEKREDYTKYNKLSRNIRDLAQKIRDLDEKDGFRAQSSHRLLEKLYSAGLIPTKQNLSLTQKVTASSFCRRRLPSIMLSLRMAQNLKAAITFIEQGHVRVGPEIVTDPAFLVTRNMEDFVTWVDSSKIRQHVLNYNDERDDFDLVE